In Torulaspora globosa chromosome 1, complete sequence, a genomic segment contains:
- the EFM1 gene encoding protein-lysine N-methyltransferase (ancestral locus Anc_4.1): protein MPSEDQLQKFIEFCRKNGANLDERISFKITRSAGVTAVATSAIHTQDPLISVPEKLLITRELAEKEFGVNSATVSSGNSNALLQLYIAKMKFEPSAKPFHKPYFDILPDTLNQPYFWSLKELELLKGTDLYLLLKENLRRIIREWWKLLHKLQIDAVDKEIYEGLESSEDFDVLRYVCDYREKHQSFSWKSFAGYLWATGIFTSRAFPRLVIDKACSDLNEAFLYPVVDLLNHKNDTQVKWTFEHEKVCFITSETLKEGDEVFNNYGDKSNEDLLLCYGFLQESNRYDRTRLTLRLDSETIEQALASNLGMTKENVIADDCAQFLITAQDPLPNAVANFFGYLCKLKSEAEVSLRSFLEGQDELSSILVQKLDFFKVRSKFSPADREGCNPDVIQMIKKYMSSERKLIQGSLEYLQKRQKDILKSNSALMVSFKSIFKMDRKFADSLLLSFGVVKYEDLVAKNRLRESLLLWIVRAANKDSYPQKFQYTVPEFIFDTFQEVSGSIVIEKNDVAEFMEFYKNLFPGLTEKIPEVFGPGNWGIRQFIVADTVMDRVVYTRKLTHEPYFIVRVPFKL, encoded by the coding sequence ATGCCAAGCGAAGACCAATTACAGAAGTTCATCGAGTTCTGTAGGAAGAACGGTGCCAACCTTGATGAGAGGATATCTTTTAAAATCACTCGCAGCGCTGGTGTTACGGCAGTTGCTACGTCTGCTATCCATACTCAAGATCCATTGATATCCGTCCCAGAGAAGCTGTTAATTACGAGAGAACTGGCCGAGAAAGAGTTCGGGGTCAACAGTGCTACGGTGTCCAGTGGTAATTCCAAtgcacttcttcaattgtACATCGCCaagatgaaatttgagCCATCGGCTAAGCCCTTCCATAAGCCTTACTTCGATATACTGCCTGACACGTTAAATCAACCATACTTCTGGAGCTTGAAGGAACTAGAGCTCTTGAAAGGCACAGATCTCTACCTGttgctgaaagagaacCTTCGCAGAATCATTAGAGAGTGGTGGAAACTACTTCATAAACTACAAATTGATGCAGTGGACAAGGAAATTTATGAAGGATTGGAGTCTTCGGAGGATTTCGACGTTCTACGATATGTTTGCGACTACCGTGAAAAGCACCAGAGCTTCTCATGGAAAAGCTTTGCAGGTTATCTGTGGGCTACTGGAATTTTCACTTCTAGGGCCTTTCCAAGGTTAGTCATTGATAAGGCTTGCTCGGACTTAAATGAAGCATTTCTGTATCCAGTGGTGGACCTGCTCAATCACAAGAATGATACTCAAGTTAAGTGGACATTCGAGCACGAGAAGGTTTGCTTCATAACTTCAGAAACCTTGAAGGAAGGCGATGAAGTTTTCAACAACTATGGAGACAAATCAAACGAAGACCTTTTGCTATGTTACGGATTTCTGCAGGAAAGCAACCGATATGACCGTACTAGGCTCACTTTGCGGCTCGATAGTGAAACAATTGAACAGGCTCTAGCCAGCAACCTAGGGATGACGAAAGAAAACGTAATAGCTGATGATTGCGCTCAATTTCTCATTACTGCCCAGGATCCTCTACCCAACGCAGTGGCCAACTTCTTTGGTTATCTGTGTAAGCTGAAGTCAGAGGCGGAAGTCAGCTTGAGAAGCTTTCTGGAGGGACAGGATGAACTGAGTTCCATTTTAGTTCAGAAATTagacttcttcaaggtgCGTTCGAAGTTCAGTCCAGCAGATCGTGAAGGCTGCAACCCAGATGTcattcaaatgatcaagaaatACATGTCTTCTGAGAGGAAGCTAATTCAAGGAAGCCTGGAATACTTACAAAAAAGGCAGAAAGATATTCTGAAGAGCAATTCAGCTTTGATGGTCAGCTTTAAATCAATTTTCAAGATGGACAGAAAATTCGCCGATAGTTTGTTGCTGTCTTTTGGTGTGGTGAAATATGAAGACCTGGTCGCTAAGAATCGTCTGAGAGAATCCCTGCTATTGTGGATCGTTCGGGCCGCCAATAAAGATAGCTACCCGCAAAAGTTTCAGTATACCGTACCAGAGTTCATTTTCGATACATTCCAGGAAGTCAGCGGATCGATCgtcatcgagaagaacgATGTGGCTGAGTTCATGGAATTTTACAAGAACTTGTTTCCGGGCCTGACTGAGAAAATCCCTGAGGTGTTTGGTCCAGGTAATTGGGGTATAAGGCAGTTTATCGTGGCTGACACAGTGATGGACAGAGTGGTGTACACAAGGAAACTTACTCACGAGCCGTATTTCATTGTGAGGGTGCCATTCAAGTTGTAG